One window of Botrimarina mediterranea genomic DNA carries:
- a CDS encoding CehA/McbA family metallohydrolase has product MTRLVLVALVFMDAAGLNAAELQTLDKSNYDLLVPDGKEVDAIHGDFVLQNDKIIAVIGAPGPERDANLTVHNVGGGVIDLTERDTQSDQLSCFYPGGGGFKFKKRIDWPAEWGKPADGAATIAFEGEATAKNQKGLVHRVGYELRDGETFVRVVSTLKNDGEESVKAPLRDGWRLDGEFKFGAIEGIDLVWGHDLFWRQAYGVQSEEGVTLRTLEMQEPRRPRQFEYGVAGRDESGTLAAGDSVTWRRCLIPAADSLAVQATAYAMRDEDLATGKLTVTDGVDPVANALVTVRQDNQVVGYLLTDAQGGAVSQAPAGEYAVTISAEGHGSMTHEGSLEANPDEIDAEWTVPLKRAGYAEATITDGAGRAIPVKVQFTGLDGAKSPDFGPESAERGVKNVQYTPDGRFRCKLAPGRYKWVASYGPEHDAAYGEITVEAGETATIAAKLPRTVDTTGWLSSELHSHSSPSGDNTASQAGRVLNLLDEHLEFCPCTEHQRIDVYDQHLAAFDAQHRMLTCPGMELTGQPLPLNHQNAFPLKHHVHEQDGGGPQTDPNPVTQIKRLAEWDDKSEKLVQSNHPNTAQMVGDRDLNGEPDEGFEAMFGYMDVQEIHPPELIFDPLGERGDPNSGVGNGGWDNRGNAIQNWLQLLNLGYRVTGVVNTDAHYNFHGSGWMRNWVRSSTDDPAEASVMELVHEFEHGHVVVSNGPFMSVTARSAAQDRRALPGDDLRTKDGKATLRIVVRCPNWMEINRVQLFINGRPDPEHNYTVRSHGDWFGRGTEVFDREIEVELEEDAHLVVACCGEGRSIGPMYGVPEGKTEWGRGMPVAVANPVFVDTNGDVDGDGVVFEPNGDDLGLPLPRLEGRRPSHGHDHPNHHHTH; this is encoded by the coding sequence TCGACGCCATCCATGGCGACTTTGTCTTGCAGAACGACAAGATAATCGCCGTCATCGGAGCGCCGGGACCCGAGCGTGACGCCAACTTGACCGTCCACAACGTCGGCGGTGGCGTCATCGATCTCACCGAGCGTGACACGCAGAGCGATCAGCTAAGCTGTTTTTATCCTGGCGGCGGCGGTTTTAAGTTTAAGAAGCGGATCGACTGGCCCGCCGAATGGGGCAAGCCCGCCGACGGCGCGGCGACAATTGCCTTCGAAGGCGAGGCAACGGCTAAGAACCAGAAGGGGCTCGTCCACCGAGTCGGCTACGAACTGCGCGATGGCGAAACGTTCGTCCGTGTCGTTTCGACACTAAAGAACGACGGTGAGGAATCGGTAAAGGCGCCGCTACGCGATGGGTGGCGGCTCGATGGGGAGTTCAAGTTCGGCGCGATCGAGGGGATCGACCTCGTCTGGGGCCACGACCTCTTCTGGCGGCAGGCGTACGGCGTGCAGTCGGAGGAGGGCGTCACGCTCCGGACTTTGGAGATGCAAGAGCCACGCCGGCCGCGGCAGTTCGAGTACGGAGTCGCAGGCCGTGACGAATCGGGAACGCTCGCCGCGGGTGACTCGGTCACTTGGCGTCGCTGCTTGATCCCGGCGGCGGACAGCTTGGCCGTGCAGGCGACCGCGTATGCGATGCGGGACGAGGATTTGGCGACGGGGAAACTCACCGTAACCGACGGCGTCGATCCGGTCGCCAACGCGCTCGTGACCGTCCGGCAAGACAACCAAGTCGTCGGCTACTTGTTGACCGACGCCCAGGGTGGGGCGGTTTCGCAGGCGCCGGCGGGTGAGTACGCCGTCACCATCTCGGCGGAGGGGCACGGCTCAATGACGCATGAGGGGTCTCTCGAAGCGAATCCCGACGAGATCGACGCCGAATGGACGGTCCCTTTGAAGCGGGCGGGATACGCCGAGGCGACGATCACCGACGGCGCCGGCAGGGCGATTCCCGTCAAGGTGCAGTTCACCGGCCTCGACGGCGCGAAGTCGCCGGACTTCGGGCCGGAGTCGGCCGAGCGGGGCGTCAAGAATGTGCAGTACACGCCCGACGGGCGGTTCCGCTGCAAACTGGCGCCCGGGCGTTACAAGTGGGTCGCGAGCTACGGGCCCGAGCACGACGCCGCCTATGGCGAGATCACCGTCGAGGCGGGCGAGACGGCGACGATCGCCGCGAAGTTGCCGCGGACCGTGGACACCACCGGTTGGCTCTCAAGCGAGTTGCACAGCCACAGCAGCCCGTCGGGCGACAACACGGCGAGTCAGGCGGGGCGGGTGCTTAACCTGCTGGACGAGCACCTGGAGTTCTGCCCCTGCACCGAACACCAGCGGATCGACGTGTACGACCAGCACTTGGCGGCGTTCGACGCACAACATCGGATGCTGACGTGCCCCGGCATGGAGCTGACCGGCCAACCGTTGCCGCTAAACCACCAGAACGCCTTCCCGCTTAAGCATCATGTCCATGAGCAAGACGGCGGCGGGCCGCAGACCGACCCGAATCCCGTGACGCAGATCAAGCGGCTAGCGGAGTGGGACGACAAGTCCGAGAAGCTGGTGCAGTCGAACCACCCGAACACGGCCCAGATGGTCGGTGACCGCGACCTCAACGGCGAGCCCGATGAAGGTTTTGAGGCGATGTTCGGCTACATGGACGTGCAAGAGATTCACCCGCCAGAGCTGATCTTCGACCCTCTCGGCGAGCGTGGCGACCCCAACAGCGGCGTCGGCAACGGCGGCTGGGACAATCGCGGCAATGCGATCCAGAATTGGCTACAGCTGCTCAACCTGGGCTACCGGGTCACCGGCGTTGTGAACACCGACGCTCATTACAACTTCCACGGCAGCGGCTGGATGCGGAACTGGGTCCGCAGCTCGACCGACGACCCGGCGGAGGCTTCCGTGATGGAACTGGTGCATGAGTTCGAGCACGGCCACGTGGTGGTCTCTAACGGCCCGTTCATGAGCGTCACGGCCCGCTCCGCCGCTCAGGACCGTCGCGCGCTCCCTGGCGATGACCTCCGCACGAAGGACGGCAAAGCAACGCTCCGCATCGTTGTCCGCTGCCCGAACTGGATGGAGATCAACCGCGTGCAGCTGTTCATCAACGGCCGACCCGACCCCGAGCACAACTACACGGTGCGTTCGCACGGCGACTGGTTCGGCCGCGGGACCGAAGTTTTTGACCGGGAGATCGAGGTCGAGCTCGAGGAGGACGCCCACTTGGTCGTCGCCTGCTGCGGCGAGGGGCGGTCGATCGGGCCGATGTACGGCGTTCCCGAGGGCAAGACCGAGTGGGGCCGGGGGATGCCCGTAGCGGTCGCCAACCCGGTGTTTGTCGATACCAACGGAGACGTCGACGGGGACGGCGTCGTGTTCGAGCCCAACGGCGACGACCTGGGCCTGCCCTTGCCCCGCCTCGAGGGCCGTAGGCCCTCACACGGGCACGATCACCCGAACCACCACCATACGCACTAA
- a CDS encoding response regulator has product MSQPNNHILIVDDEPQVRDLTRRALTAHGFQCDVVSDGEEAVQLVSKTSYDAVLTDLRMPRKHGHSLCIDLMQLPKPPCVMVLTALTDPRLVRDLMMRGVKDVVQKPVNYDVLAMKLQAVIEQGRQQQMKSVVGPPKKANLKKFNLLQQVEASLVELTELGGDRLDSVFEVHHELPDPPRAIREFIRRMAESEVMENDKADGSAMPSHPGRNSDRVTCFTTAVAVPVDRLWKRIGDPFKLALRDLSEGGVRLLHTRATNAEYLALCWNATQVGGKQIRVVCTIRKCKPCGPFYDINGQFVMAD; this is encoded by the coding sequence ATGTCCCAACCGAACAACCACATTCTGATCGTCGATGACGAGCCTCAGGTCCGCGACCTGACGCGTCGTGCGCTCACGGCGCATGGCTTCCAGTGTGACGTGGTCTCCGACGGGGAGGAGGCGGTGCAGCTCGTTTCCAAGACCAGCTACGACGCGGTGCTCACCGACCTGCGGATGCCACGCAAGCACGGGCATTCGTTGTGCATCGACCTCATGCAGCTACCTAAGCCGCCCTGCGTGATGGTGTTGACGGCCTTGACCGATCCCCGCTTGGTGCGCGACCTGATGATGCGGGGCGTCAAGGACGTCGTCCAGAAGCCCGTGAACTACGACGTGCTCGCGATGAAGCTTCAGGCCGTCATCGAACAGGGCCGGCAACAGCAGATGAAGTCCGTCGTCGGCCCGCCCAAGAAAGCCAACCTCAAGAAGTTCAACCTCCTCCAGCAAGTCGAGGCCTCACTGGTCGAACTCACCGAACTGGGTGGTGACCGCCTCGACAGCGTGTTCGAAGTCCACCATGAACTCCCCGACCCGCCGCGCGCCATCCGCGAATTCATTCGCCGGATGGCGGAATCGGAGGTCATGGAGAACGACAAGGCCGACGGGTCGGCAATGCCAAGCCACCCCGGTCGCAACAGCGACCGAGTCACTTGCTTCACGACGGCCGTGGCCGTGCCTGTTGATCGCTTGTGGAAACGCATCGGCGACCCCTTCAAGCTCGCGTTACGCGACCTCTCCGAAGGGGGCGTGCGGCTGCTGCACACCCGCGCCACCAACGCCGAGTACCTGGCTCTCTGCTGGAACGCCACGCAGGTCGGCGGCAAACAGATCCGGGTCGTCTGCACGATCCGCAAATGTAAGCCTTGCGGGCCGTTCTACGACATCAACGGCCAGTTCGTGATGGCGGACTGA
- a CDS encoding sensor histidine kinase, with protein MTNKLGPPPADYTHQRMETINRLAAGVAHEFNNVLQIIHGYVSFARDALPAESEPRQDLEAALQATDRAAELASRLLQFTRSPDGESRSADISDTVLATKLLLRPIIGENIRILADVRDGMPEAGVNESAIRQALLNLCINARDAMSGGGELLLQTALTTAPNGVTPNVGVFSDQSYVRLSVSDTGDGIPEAIQQRIFQPFFTTKGPSEGTGLGLAMVANCVAEAGGAITIDSAPGEGTRFDLYLPLATATEDVALAPLGEHFVS; from the coding sequence GTGACCAACAAACTCGGCCCCCCGCCGGCTGACTATACCCATCAGCGGATGGAGACGATCAATCGTCTCGCCGCTGGTGTCGCGCACGAATTCAACAACGTATTGCAGATCATTCACGGCTACGTCAGTTTCGCGCGGGACGCGTTGCCAGCAGAAAGCGAGCCCCGCCAAGACCTAGAGGCGGCGCTACAAGCGACCGATCGCGCAGCTGAATTGGCGTCACGTCTGCTTCAATTCACACGCTCCCCAGACGGAGAAAGTCGCAGCGCGGACATCAGCGACACGGTGCTTGCCACCAAGCTGTTGTTGCGTCCGATCATTGGCGAAAACATCCGCATCCTTGCCGATGTTCGCGACGGAATGCCGGAGGCGGGCGTCAACGAATCCGCGATCCGCCAGGCGCTGCTCAACCTGTGTATCAACGCTCGTGACGCGATGTCCGGCGGTGGCGAGTTGCTGCTTCAGACGGCGCTAACCACGGCGCCGAACGGGGTAACACCCAACGTGGGTGTGTTTTCGGACCAGAGCTATGTCCGCCTGTCGGTCTCCGACACCGGCGACGGCATACCCGAGGCGATCCAACAGCGGATATTCCAGCCTTTCTTCACCACCAAAGGGCCGAGTGAAGGAACCGGACTGGGGCTGGCGATGGTCGCTAATTGTGTCGCCGAAGCAGGCGGCGCCATCACGATCGACAGCGCCCCCGGCGAGGGGACACGGTTCGACCTCTACTTGCCGCTCGCGACCGCCACTGAAGACGTCGCACTGGCGCCCCTGGGAGAGCACTTCGTGAGTTGA
- a CDS encoding purple acid phosphatase family protein, whose protein sequence is MTPICWNRYWHAIALLIVLGASPVWGHPNHDEPPRVYPSVEQFRPTPLPDRVVVSWSEDPATTFDVTYRTDPATTPTVCQWIAASEILGDHNKGDIPEAATLEGTSESFTSDLGEARVHTVKLRGLEPKTRYAYRVGDGANWSEWHHVTTASRVKAGDEVEPFEFLYFGDAQNAVRALWSRVRREAHAEAPRAAFALHAGDLINHHKSDANWGEWHGAAGWLNATVPTVAVPGNHEYHVRDLKPTVSDHWRPQFSFPTNGLKGLEETSYWFDYQGARFVALNSNERQEEQAEWLDRLLTDEPKTRWTVVTFHHPIFSAAKNRDNPTLRAMWKAVFDKHGVDLALTGHDHTYARSGLGGPTDDELVGTENVGEGLRGKVGKTVYVVSVSGPKMYPLGDAWEVSRNASGLQLYQVIGVDQDAIRYQAFSAAGDLYDAFTLHKNADGEVDLEEQTPPTPPIHK, encoded by the coding sequence ATGACGCCGATTTGCTGGAACCGCTACTGGCACGCCATCGCCCTGCTGATCGTCCTGGGGGCGTCGCCCGTTTGGGGGCACCCCAACCACGACGAGCCGCCGCGCGTTTACCCGTCGGTCGAGCAGTTCCGGCCCACGCCGCTGCCGGACCGGGTGGTGGTCAGCTGGAGCGAGGACCCCGCGACAACGTTCGACGTCACGTATCGGACCGACCCGGCGACGACGCCGACGGTCTGCCAGTGGATCGCCGCCAGCGAGATCCTCGGTGACCACAACAAGGGCGACATCCCCGAGGCGGCTACGCTCGAAGGGACGAGCGAGTCGTTCACCAGCGACCTCGGCGAAGCCCGCGTCCACACGGTGAAGCTCCGCGGCCTCGAGCCGAAGACGCGTTACGCTTACCGCGTCGGCGACGGCGCCAACTGGAGCGAGTGGCACCACGTCACCACCGCTAGCCGTGTCAAAGCCGGTGATGAAGTCGAGCCCTTCGAGTTCCTCTACTTCGGCGACGCCCAGAATGCTGTTAGGGCGCTGTGGTCGCGGGTGCGGCGTGAGGCCCACGCCGAGGCGCCGCGGGCCGCGTTCGCGCTGCACGCCGGCGACTTGATCAACCACCACAAGTCCGACGCCAACTGGGGCGAGTGGCACGGCGCCGCCGGCTGGCTCAACGCCACGGTGCCGACGGTCGCGGTTCCCGGCAATCACGAGTACCACGTCCGCGACCTGAAGCCGACGGTGTCGGACCATTGGCGGCCGCAGTTCTCGTTCCCGACCAACGGGTTGAAGGGGCTCGAGGAGACGAGCTATTGGTTCGACTACCAGGGCGCGAGGTTCGTCGCCCTCAACTCGAACGAGCGGCAGGAAGAGCAGGCCGAGTGGCTCGACCGGTTGCTCACCGACGAGCCCAAGACGCGGTGGACCGTCGTCACATTCCACCACCCAATCTTCTCGGCCGCGAAGAACCGCGACAACCCGACGCTCCGGGCGATGTGGAAGGCCGTCTTCGACAAGCACGGCGTTGATCTGGCGCTAACAGGCCACGATCACACCTACGCCCGCAGCGGCCTCGGCGGACCGACCGATGATGAGCTGGTGGGGACCGAGAATGTCGGCGAGGGCCTCCGCGGCAAGGTGGGCAAGACGGTCTACGTCGTCAGCGTCAGCGGCCCGAAGATGTACCCGTTGGGCGACGCCTGGGAGGTAAGCCGCAACGCCAGCGGCTTGCAGCTCTACCAGGTGATTGGCGTCGATCAGGACGCGATCCGCTACCAGGCCTTCAGCGCCGCGGGCGACCTCTACGACGCCTTTACGCTGCACAAGAACGCGGATGGCGAGGTCGATCTCGAAGAGCAGACGCCGCCTACGCCCCCCATTCACAAATAA